The Agromyces marinus genome window below encodes:
- a CDS encoding phage holin family protein: MIRFLINIAISLVTAAIGLLVTSWVLPAFHLQASGFVIAVVVFTVAQAILAPFIFNIARQYASAILGGIGLVSTFVALWIASLFPDGIRIDGFVGWVLATLIMWLITALGTWLLGLWWLKGRVEERRDR, from the coding sequence ATGATCCGGTTCCTGATCAACATCGCCATCTCGCTCGTGACGGCTGCGATCGGCCTGCTCGTCACCTCGTGGGTCCTGCCCGCGTTCCACCTCCAGGCGAGCGGCTTCGTCATCGCCGTGGTCGTCTTCACCGTGGCCCAGGCGATCCTGGCCCCGTTCATCTTCAACATCGCCCGGCAGTACGCGTCGGCGATCCTGGGCGGCATCGGGCTCGTCTCGACGTTCGTCGCACTGTGGATCGCGTCGCTCTTCCCCGACGGCATCCGCATCGACGGGTTCGTGGGCTGGGTGCTCGCGACGCTCATCATGTGGCTCATCACCGCGCTCGGCACGTGGCTGCTGGGGCTGTGGTGGCTGAAGGGCCGCGTGGAGGAGCGCCGCGACCGGTGA
- a CDS encoding ABC transporter permease, producing MTAAATTTPRRPWGLVAASLAAVALAAIPVVHLIVRVASADPAELTAVFERPRIPLLVGNSVLLAASVTATAVALGVPSAFLLARARLRWRGMWAVLAALPLAMPSYLAAYGWLAWQPSMRGFWAAWLVLSFVSVPYVTLPVAAALRIGSTGLDDVARTLGRGPLGSFMLGTWPQIRPAVLAGALLVCLYTLSDFGGVALFRFPVLTTAIQQAYSASFSRDEAAVLAVILVSLALLVVVGEQFARGRAARRIQAAPSVGRRRMTRLGPWTVPAVGLLVLVPAVAVVVPVAVLLGRVLTAETLQAFEFAELGTALANTVLLSAGGAVVAVLLALPIGILAARHRGRLVRGIESAGYLALGLPGIVVGLSLVFFSLSVVPALYQTALVLAFGYGVLFMPKAIGSIRSATGQVPVSLEDVSRTLGNSRARTWWAVTARLARPGIFAAALLAAVSAMKELPATLMLRPTGTDTLATELWQRTDISAYGAAAPYAVALLLVAAVPAFLLSDARAGREATREAIA from the coding sequence ATGACCGCGGCCGCGACCACGACCCCACGCCGTCCGTGGGGGCTCGTCGCGGCATCCCTGGCGGCGGTCGCGCTCGCCGCGATCCCGGTCGTGCACCTCATCGTGCGCGTGGCATCCGCCGACCCGGCCGAGCTCACCGCGGTCTTCGAGCGGCCCCGGATCCCGCTCCTCGTCGGCAACTCGGTGCTGCTCGCGGCATCCGTCACCGCGACCGCGGTCGCGCTCGGCGTGCCGAGCGCCTTCCTGCTCGCGCGGGCCCGGCTGCGGTGGCGGGGCATGTGGGCGGTGCTCGCAGCCCTCCCCCTCGCGATGCCCTCCTACCTCGCCGCATACGGCTGGCTCGCGTGGCAGCCGTCGATGCGCGGCTTCTGGGCGGCGTGGCTCGTGCTGAGCTTCGTCTCGGTCCCGTACGTCACCCTTCCCGTCGCGGCGGCGCTGCGCATCGGCAGCACCGGCCTCGACGACGTCGCGCGCACGCTCGGCCGCGGACCGCTCGGATCGTTCATGCTCGGCACCTGGCCGCAGATCCGGCCCGCGGTGCTCGCGGGCGCCCTCCTCGTCTGCCTCTACACGCTCAGCGACTTCGGCGGCGTCGCACTGTTCCGGTTCCCCGTGCTCACGACCGCCATCCAGCAGGCGTACTCGGCCAGCTTCAGCCGCGACGAGGCCGCCGTCCTCGCCGTCATCCTGGTGAGCCTGGCGCTGCTCGTCGTGGTCGGCGAGCAGTTCGCCCGCGGCCGCGCCGCGCGGCGCATCCAGGCGGCGCCCTCGGTGGGGCGGCGACGGATGACGCGGCTCGGGCCGTGGACCGTTCCCGCCGTCGGACTGCTCGTGCTCGTGCCCGCCGTCGCCGTCGTCGTGCCCGTCGCGGTGCTGCTCGGCAGGGTGCTGACGGCCGAGACGCTGCAGGCGTTCGAATTCGCCGAACTCGGCACCGCGCTCGCGAACACCGTGCTGCTCTCGGCCGGAGGCGCGGTCGTCGCCGTCCTGCTCGCGCTGCCCATCGGCATCCTCGCGGCGCGGCACCGCGGCCGGCTCGTCCGGGGGATCGAGTCCGCCGGCTACCTCGCGCTCGGCCTGCCCGGCATCGTGGTCGGCCTCTCGCTCGTGTTCTTCTCGCTGAGCGTCGTGCCGGCGCTCTACCAGACCGCGCTCGTGCTCGCGTTCGGGTACGGCGTGCTGTTCATGCCCAAGGCGATCGGCTCGATCCGCTCGGCGACCGGGCAGGTGCCGGTCTCGCTCGAGGACGTCTCGCGCACGCTCGGCAACTCGCGCGCACGCACCTGGTGGGCGGTCACGGCGCGCCTGGCCCGGCCCGGGATCTTCGCCGCAGCGCTGCTCGCCGCGGTCTCGGCCATGAAGGAGCTCCCGGCCACGCTCATGCTGCGGCCGACCGGCACCGACACGCTCGCCACCGAACTCTGGCAGCGCACCGACATCTCCGCCTACGGGGCTGCCGCGCCCTACGCCGTTGCACTGCTGCTGGTCGCCGCGGTGCCCGCATTCCTGCTCTCCGACGCGCGCGCCGGACGAGAGGCGACCAGAGAGGCGATCGCATGA
- a CDS encoding SRPBCC family protein, whose amino-acid sequence MTAQTDAQFTITRIFDAPREAVWLAWTESADAAEWWHPRGIVIKDGSVSVDARPGGRYAYTMVDPADGTEYPTAGVYREVDPPRRLVFTWGSPGDPDESAPVITVDLRELEDSRTEMLFHVRGFPGAPGDENVYDGWDSAFDILGEHLLAAAH is encoded by the coding sequence ATGACCGCGCAGACCGACGCCCAGTTCACCATCACCCGCATCTTCGATGCGCCCCGCGAAGCGGTCTGGCTGGCCTGGACCGAGTCCGCCGACGCGGCCGAATGGTGGCACCCGCGCGGCATCGTCATCAAGGACGGCAGCGTCTCCGTCGACGCCCGGCCGGGCGGCAGGTACGCCTACACGATGGTGGACCCGGCCGACGGCACCGAGTACCCGACCGCCGGCGTCTACCGCGAGGTCGACCCGCCCCGGCGACTCGTCTTCACCTGGGGCTCACCCGGCGACCCGGACGAGAGCGCCCCCGTCATCACGGTGGACCTGCGGGAGCTCGAGGACTCGAGGACCGAGATGCTGTTCCACGTCCGCGGCTTCCCCGGCGCACCGGGCGATGAGAACGTGTACGACGGCTGGGACTCGGCGTTCGACATCCTCGGGGAGCACCTCCTCGCCGCCGCGCACTGA
- a CDS encoding nitroreductase family protein codes for MTLIDVATRRVPTDAPLIAPLRERWSPRAYDPTADVSDETIRTLLEAARWAPSANNVQPWRFIVARRGTPAFSAIHDALVGFNQAWADSAAALIVNVAETVDESGAPRRWATYDLGQAVAYLSVQAQHDGLHTHQMGGFDPARLAEAFGLDERYEVVSVTALGMLGDASTLPEPLREREAAPRTRKPLDELVIAAA; via the coding sequence ATGACCCTCATCGACGTCGCGACCCGTCGCGTCCCCACCGACGCCCCGCTCATCGCCCCGCTCCGCGAACGCTGGAGCCCCCGAGCCTACGACCCCACCGCCGACGTCTCCGACGAGACGATCCGCACCCTCCTCGAAGCCGCGCGCTGGGCGCCCTCGGCCAACAACGTGCAGCCGTGGCGGTTCATCGTCGCGCGCCGAGGCACCCCCGCATTCAGCGCGATCCACGATGCGCTCGTCGGCTTCAACCAGGCCTGGGCCGACTCGGCAGCAGCCCTCATCGTGAACGTCGCCGAGACGGTCGACGAGTCGGGCGCGCCGCGCCGGTGGGCCACCTACGACCTCGGCCAGGCGGTCGCGTACCTGTCGGTGCAGGCGCAGCACGACGGCCTCCACACCCACCAGATGGGCGGGTTCGACCCGGCACGACTCGCCGAGGCCTTCGGTCTCGACGAACGGTACGAGGTCGTGTCGGTCACCGCGCTCGGCATGCTCGGCGACGCGTCGACGCTGCCCGAACCGCTGCGCGAGCGCGAGGCAGCGCCGCGAACCCGCAAGCCGCTCGACGAACTGGTGATCGCCGCGGCGTGA
- a CDS encoding MFS transporter: protein MTEGPGDDGRAARRVQRTYYTLTLGNTLASSFIWGINTLFLLDAGLSNLEAFAANAFFSLGMFLFEIPTGVVADTVGRRASYLLGTLTLAGTTALYWMLWVWQSPFWAWAIVSVLLGLGFTFFSGAVDAWLVDALTATGYHGSLETVFGRGVVVGNTAMLGGSVLGGAIAQATDLGVPFLLRVGILVVMFGVAALLMRDIGFTPERGLGPVKATGEVLRASVRYGLGRRPVRWLMLTTPFTTAVTFYAFYALQPYLLDLWGDEGAYSIAGLAAALLSGAGIIGGFAAPLVRRWFRKRTSVILLSTLTSTGVLVLLGITSEFWVAVALIAVWGVASSIDDPVHRAYLNDMIPSRQRATVLSFDSLLGHAGSAAVQPGLGRAADLGGYGFSLLCSAAVQVLATPFVLLSRAERDPADTARGVAPERPEGPERPDLPGRPERPDPPERPGVT from the coding sequence ATGACCGAGGGGCCAGGCGACGACGGGCGCGCCGCGCGCCGGGTCCAGCGCACGTACTACACGCTGACCCTCGGCAACACGCTCGCCTCGAGCTTCATCTGGGGCATCAACACCCTGTTCCTGCTGGACGCCGGCCTCAGCAACCTCGAGGCGTTCGCCGCGAACGCGTTCTTCAGCCTCGGCATGTTCCTCTTCGAGATCCCGACCGGCGTCGTCGCCGACACCGTGGGGCGACGGGCGTCGTACCTGCTCGGCACGCTCACCCTGGCGGGCACGACGGCGCTGTATTGGATGCTGTGGGTGTGGCAGTCGCCGTTCTGGGCGTGGGCGATCGTGTCGGTCCTGCTCGGGCTGGGCTTCACGTTCTTCTCGGGGGCGGTCGATGCCTGGCTCGTCGATGCGCTCACCGCGACCGGGTACCACGGCAGCCTCGAGACGGTCTTCGGACGCGGTGTCGTGGTCGGCAACACGGCGATGCTCGGCGGGTCGGTCCTCGGCGGGGCGATCGCGCAGGCGACCGACCTCGGGGTCCCGTTCCTGCTGCGCGTGGGAATCCTCGTCGTGATGTTCGGCGTCGCGGCGTTGCTCATGCGCGACATCGGCTTCACGCCGGAGCGCGGCCTCGGCCCGGTCAAGGCGACCGGTGAGGTCCTCCGAGCCTCGGTGCGCTACGGCCTCGGGCGGCGGCCCGTTCGCTGGCTCATGCTGACCACGCCGTTCACGACCGCGGTGACCTTCTACGCGTTCTACGCGCTGCAGCCGTACCTGCTCGACCTGTGGGGCGACGAGGGCGCCTACTCGATCGCCGGGCTCGCGGCGGCGCTGCTGTCGGGAGCCGGGATCATCGGCGGGTTCGCGGCACCGCTCGTGCGCCGGTGGTTCCGCAAGCGGACCTCGGTGATCCTGCTCTCGACGCTGACGAGCACGGGCGTGCTCGTGCTGCTCGGCATCACGAGCGAGTTCTGGGTCGCCGTCGCGCTCATCGCGGTGTGGGGTGTCGCGTCGTCGATCGACGACCCGGTCCACCGGGCCTACCTGAACGACATGATCCCGTCGCGGCAGCGGGCGACCGTGCTCTCCTTCGACTCGCTGCTCGGCCACGCGGGAAGCGCCGCCGTCCAGCCGGGGCTCGGCCGCGCCGCCGACCTGGGCGGGTACGGCTTCTCGCTCCTCTGCTCGGCCGCCGTGCAGGTGCTCGCGACGCCCTTCGTGCTGCTGAGTCGTGCCGAACGCGATCCCGCCGACACGGCGCGCGGGGTCGCGCCCGAGCGGCCCGAGGGGCCGGAGCGGCCGGATCTTCCGGGGCGGCCGGAGCGGCCGGATCCGCCGGAGCGGCCGGGGGTCACCTGA
- a CDS encoding extracellular solute-binding protein, protein MRAHRGLVLAGGLAATAIALSGCTASPGDDDTLTVYVGRAESLVGPLIEQFEEETGIQVEARYAATPELTALVLEEGDRTPAEVFLSQDAGALGALSDADLVTEIPADLADQIPAGFTSTDGSWVGVTGRARVLAYDSEQLTEDQVPSTVDDLTADEWGGQVAFAPGNASFQSFITALRVLEGEEAAAEWVAGMADNEPELTENNLASLDLVNTGQAQIGLINHYYWYRQAAEVGAGNMRAQLKFLPGDPGGIVNVTGAAILKGAADDADARAFVEFLISEQAQRYFVEETFEYPLLPGIDAPEGLPALESLVNPGLDLSDLHSVGESQRLLADNGLI, encoded by the coding sequence ATGCGCGCACACCGCGGACTCGTCCTCGCGGGCGGCCTCGCCGCCACGGCCATCGCCCTCAGCGGATGCACCGCCTCGCCCGGCGACGACGACACGCTCACCGTCTACGTCGGTCGCGCCGAGAGCCTCGTCGGCCCCCTCATCGAGCAGTTCGAGGAGGAGACCGGCATCCAGGTCGAGGCGCGCTACGCGGCGACCCCCGAGCTGACCGCCCTCGTCCTCGAAGAGGGCGATCGAACGCCCGCCGAGGTCTTCCTCTCACAGGACGCCGGCGCCCTCGGCGCCCTCTCCGACGCCGACCTCGTGACCGAGATCCCCGCCGACCTCGCCGATCAGATCCCCGCGGGCTTCACCTCCACCGACGGCTCGTGGGTCGGCGTCACCGGCCGCGCTCGGGTGCTCGCCTACGACAGCGAGCAGCTCACCGAAGACCAGGTGCCCTCGACCGTCGACGACCTCACCGCCGACGAGTGGGGCGGGCAGGTCGCCTTCGCTCCGGGCAACGCCAGCTTCCAGTCCTTCATCACCGCCCTGCGCGTGCTCGAGGGCGAGGAGGCCGCAGCCGAATGGGTCGCCGGCATGGCCGACAACGAGCCCGAACTGACCGAGAACAACCTCGCCTCGCTCGACCTCGTGAACACAGGTCAGGCGCAGATCGGCCTGATCAACCACTACTACTGGTACCGGCAGGCGGCCGAGGTCGGCGCCGGCAACATGCGCGCGCAGCTGAAGTTCCTCCCGGGCGATCCGGGCGGCATCGTCAACGTCACCGGTGCCGCGATCCTGAAGGGCGCCGCCGACGACGCCGACGCGCGCGCGTTCGTGGAGTTCCTCATCTCCGAGCAGGCCCAGCGCTACTTCGTCGAGGAGACCTTCGAGTATCCGCTGCTCCCCGGCATCGACGCACCCGAGGGCCTGCCCGCGCTCGAATCGCTCGTGAATCCCGGTCTCGACCTCAGCGACCTCCACTCGGTCGGCGAATCGCAGCGCCTCCTCGCCGACAACGGCCTGATCTAG
- a CDS encoding carboxylesterase/lipase family protein, giving the protein MSLGVRRDDGLVVELDTGAVRGRRRRGTRQWRGIPYAAAPAGDLRFRAPVPAAPWGGIRDAADFGPVAPQHRRGQFLGAAEHLARSEDCLHLNVTAPDAGEHGGLRPVMVFVHGGAYSVGSAAEYPRQGERMARAHGVVYVGIDYRLGALGWLDLRAYSSPRHPFEANLGLRDQVAALEWVRRNIRAFGGDPDRVTLFGESSGGNSVTTLLTVPAAEGLFARAIAQSSPANAVYPPEIAQRWAAEYVRILARMVDDDDLESEAPEDAATMLRTTDPMLLAAATTELCVRTPDENPGTIALAPVIDGEFLPRRPLDAFRDGIAHRVPLIIGTNDREGSLFEGRIDILPTTKPRIRAIFANTRKKSRKAITARYPGLPERRAAADFAGDFTFWFPSVKVAERHSRYAPTWCYRFDAAPRAARWLGLDATHGLELFALFEKFDTPVGTGLTLLGGRRMFRAVGRRMQAHWAGFAASGRPRPAWPRYDERYRRTLVFDAVDRVVADPRRKKRRAWQEFVPHV; this is encoded by the coding sequence ATGTCGTTGGGGGTGCGCAGAGACGATGGGTTGGTCGTCGAACTCGACACGGGCGCGGTCCGAGGGCGGCGTCGGCGTGGCACGCGGCAGTGGCGCGGCATCCCGTACGCGGCCGCGCCCGCGGGGGACCTGCGGTTCCGCGCCCCGGTGCCGGCCGCGCCGTGGGGCGGCATCCGCGACGCCGCCGACTTCGGGCCCGTCGCGCCGCAGCACCGGCGCGGCCAGTTCCTCGGCGCGGCCGAGCACCTCGCGCGAAGCGAGGACTGCCTGCACCTGAACGTCACCGCGCCGGATGCGGGCGAGCACGGCGGGCTCCGACCGGTCATGGTCTTCGTGCACGGGGGCGCCTACAGCGTCGGCTCGGCAGCCGAGTACCCGAGGCAGGGCGAGCGGATGGCGCGTGCGCACGGGGTCGTCTACGTCGGCATCGACTACCGCCTCGGCGCGCTCGGCTGGCTCGACCTGCGGGCGTACTCGAGTCCGCGGCATCCGTTCGAGGCGAACCTGGGCCTGCGCGACCAGGTCGCCGCGCTCGAGTGGGTGCGACGCAACATCCGCGCCTTCGGCGGCGACCCCGACCGGGTGACGCTCTTCGGCGAGTCGTCCGGCGGCAACTCGGTCACGACCCTGCTCACGGTTCCCGCTGCCGAGGGGCTCTTCGCGCGGGCGATCGCGCAGAGTTCGCCCGCGAACGCCGTCTACCCGCCCGAGATCGCGCAGCGGTGGGCGGCCGAGTACGTCCGCATCCTCGCGCGCATGGTCGACGACGACGACCTGGAGAGCGAAGCGCCCGAGGACGCCGCCACGATGCTGCGCACGACCGACCCCATGCTCCTGGCCGCCGCGACGACCGAACTCTGCGTGCGCACGCCAGACGAGAACCCGGGCACGATCGCCCTCGCGCCGGTGATCGACGGGGAGTTCCTGCCGCGGCGCCCGCTCGACGCGTTCCGAGACGGTATCGCTCACCGCGTGCCGCTCATCATCGGCACGAACGACCGCGAGGGCTCGCTGTTCGAGGGGCGCATCGACATCCTGCCGACGACCAAGCCGCGGATCCGCGCGATCTTCGCCAACACGCGGAAGAAGTCGCGCAAGGCGATCACGGCGCGCTACCCGGGGCTGCCCGAGCGGCGCGCAGCCGCCGACTTCGCGGGAGACTTCACGTTCTGGTTCCCGAGCGTCAAGGTCGCCGAGCGGCACTCCCGATACGCGCCGACCTGGTGCTACCGGTTCGACGCCGCGCCGCGCGCGGCGCGCTGGCTCGGCCTCGACGCGACCCACGGGCTCGAACTGTTCGCGCTGTTCGAGAAGTTCGACACCCCGGTCGGCACGGGGCTCACCCTGCTCGGCGGGCGGCGCATGTTCCGTGCGGTCGGGCGGCGGATGCAGGCGCACTGGGCCGGCTTCGCGGCATCCGGTCGCCCTCGCCCCGCTTGGCCGCGCTACGACGAGCGGTACCGTCGCACGCTCGTGTTCGACGCGGTCGACCGCGTGGTCGCCGACCCGCGACGGAAGAAGCGGCGCGCATGGCAGGAGTTCGTGCCGCACGTGTGA
- a CDS encoding ABC transporter ATP-binding protein: MSRLEVRDLTVGYEGAPVLHGVDVEVPERELLAIVGPSGCGKTTLLRTIAGLLRARSGEIRIGLRMVTTHGIHLAPEKRRIGWVPQDAALFPHLTVAENVAFGMLAGRGSSRAARRAAGSDEVRRLLDLVDLGPLAARQPGQLSGGQAQRVALARALASGPELVLLDEPFGALDPMLRAELRASVRELLRAEGVTGILVTHDQAEALSIADRVAVMRGGQVLQLGTPEEVYRSPATPWVAGFVGDAVFLTGVLHGDEVVTGLGRMRAVPAADASGQAPADGSEVTVLVRPEEVRVRRADAPSVATPADEVELDGIVTEVEYTGHDAMLVVALADGQRLRARVTASGLVPRGSEVRVSIAGPVLAYAPATD; this comes from the coding sequence ATGAGCCGGTTGGAGGTGCGCGACCTCACGGTCGGGTACGAGGGCGCGCCCGTGCTGCACGGCGTCGACGTCGAGGTGCCCGAACGCGAGCTGCTCGCCATCGTCGGCCCGAGCGGATGCGGCAAGACCACCCTCCTGCGCACGATCGCGGGCCTGCTGCGCGCGCGATCGGGAGAGATCCGCATCGGCCTCCGGATGGTCACGACCCACGGCATCCACCTCGCGCCCGAGAAGCGGCGCATCGGATGGGTCCCGCAGGACGCCGCGCTGTTCCCGCACCTGACGGTCGCCGAGAACGTCGCGTTCGGGATGCTCGCAGGGCGAGGCTCCTCGCGCGCCGCGCGACGCGCCGCGGGATCCGACGAGGTGCGGCGTCTGCTCGACCTCGTCGACCTCGGGCCGCTCGCCGCCCGCCAGCCCGGGCAGCTCTCCGGCGGGCAGGCGCAGCGCGTCGCGCTCGCCCGGGCCCTCGCCTCGGGTCCGGAGCTGGTCCTGCTCGACGAGCCGTTCGGCGCGCTCGACCCGATGCTGCGTGCCGAGCTGCGCGCCTCGGTGCGCGAGCTCCTGCGCGCCGAGGGCGTCACCGGCATCCTCGTCACCCACGACCAGGCCGAGGCGCTCTCGATCGCCGACCGCGTCGCGGTCATGCGCGGCGGGCAGGTGCTCCAGCTCGGCACGCCCGAGGAGGTCTACCGCTCCCCGGCGACGCCGTGGGTCGCCGGCTTCGTGGGCGATGCGGTCTTCCTCACGGGAGTCCTGCACGGCGACGAGGTGGTCACCGGCCTCGGCCGGATGCGTGCCGTTCCGGCAGCGGATGCCTCGGGGCAGGCGCCCGCCGACGGCTCCGAGGTCACGGTGCTCGTGCGACCGGAGGAGGTGCGCGTGCGACGTGCGGACGCGCCGTCGGTCGCGACGCCGGCCGACGAGGTCGAACTCGACGGCATCGTGACGGAGGTCGAGTACACGGGCCACGACGCGATGCTCGTGGTCGCGCTGGCCGACGGGCAGCGGCTTCGCGCGCGGGTCACCGCGTCGGGGCTCGTTCCGCGCGGGTCGGAGGTGCGCGTGTCGATCGCCGGACCGGTGCTCGCCTACGCGCCCGCAACCGACTGA
- a CDS encoding ArsR/SmtB family transcription factor: protein MAGASDELSLVFHALADPTRRAILSRLHRGPTTVGDLAEPFAMSRPAISQHLGVLERAGLIERTASAQWRTCTLRTEPLDEASDWVERHRGEWNERFDLLDEHLRRMRRGTP, encoded by the coding sequence ATGGCGGGCGCATCCGACGAGCTCAGCCTCGTGTTCCACGCCCTCGCCGACCCCACCAGGCGCGCGATCCTCTCGCGCCTGCACCGGGGGCCGACGACCGTCGGAGACCTGGCCGAGCCCTTCGCGATGAGCCGCCCCGCGATCTCGCAGCACCTCGGCGTGCTCGAACGCGCCGGGCTCATCGAGCGCACTGCGAGCGCGCAGTGGCGAACCTGCACGCTGCGCACCGAACCGCTCGACGAGGCGTCCGACTGGGTCGAACGCCACCGCGGCGAGTGGAACGAGCGCTTCGACCTGCTCGACGAGCACCTCCGACGGATGAGAAGGGGAACCCCATGA
- a CDS encoding zinc-dependent alcohol dehydrogenase family protein translates to MLATVIHAARDIRVEEVPDPELSTGGDAIVRVVAACVCGSDLWPYRGVTPTHEPHRIGHEFVGVVESVGPEVAAVKPGDFVIAPFYVCDGTCANCRNGVSTSCLAGSWWGGDDRVGGVADGGQGERVRVPLADGTLFVVPGPVADDEVPGLLALSDVMGTGHHAAVSAGVGPGDSVAVVGDGAVGLCAIIAAKRLGATTIVAMSRHADRQALAREFGATHIVEERGDEGVARVRELTGGIGADRVLECVGTRESMDQALRSTRPGGMVGYVGAPNGGPELPVRTMFNRNIGVNGGVAPVRGYIGELLPDVRSGAIRPGRVFDLELPLADAAEAYAAMDERRAIKVLLRP, encoded by the coding sequence ATGCTCGCCACCGTGATCCACGCCGCCCGTGACATCCGCGTCGAAGAGGTGCCCGACCCCGAACTCTCGACCGGGGGCGACGCGATCGTGCGCGTCGTCGCCGCGTGCGTGTGCGGCTCCGACCTCTGGCCGTACCGCGGCGTGACGCCGACGCACGAACCGCACCGCATCGGGCACGAGTTCGTCGGCGTCGTCGAGTCGGTCGGGCCCGAGGTCGCCGCGGTGAAGCCGGGCGATTTCGTCATCGCACCGTTCTACGTGTGCGACGGCACGTGCGCGAACTGCCGCAACGGCGTGAGCACGTCGTGCCTCGCGGGCAGCTGGTGGGGCGGCGACGACCGGGTGGGCGGCGTCGCCGATGGCGGCCAGGGCGAGCGGGTGCGCGTGCCGCTCGCCGACGGCACGCTGTTCGTCGTGCCGGGCCCGGTCGCCGACGACGAGGTGCCCGGCCTCCTCGCGCTCTCCGACGTCATGGGCACCGGCCACCACGCCGCGGTCTCGGCGGGTGTCGGCCCGGGCGATTCGGTCGCGGTCGTGGGCGACGGGGCCGTCGGGCTCTGCGCGATCATCGCCGCGAAGCGGCTCGGGGCGACCACCATCGTCGCGATGTCGCGCCACGCCGACCGGCAGGCGCTCGCCCGCGAGTTCGGCGCGACGCACATCGTCGAGGAGCGCGGCGACGAGGGTGTCGCGCGCGTGCGGGAGCTCACCGGCGGCATCGGCGCCGACCGCGTGCTCGAGTGCGTCGGCACCAGGGAGTCGATGGACCAGGCCCTGCGCTCGACGCGCCCCGGCGGCATGGTCGGCTACGTCGGCGCGCCGAACGGCGGGCCCGAGCTGCCCGTGCGGACCATGTTCAACCGCAACATCGGCGTGAACGGCGGGGTCGCGCCCGTGCGCGGCTACATCGGGGAGCTCCTTCCCGACGTGCGCTCCGGCGCCATCCGCCCCGGCCGGGTCTTCGACCTCGAGCTGCCGCTCGCGGATGCCGCCGAGGCCTACGCCGCGATGGACGAGCGCCGCGCGATCAAGGTGCTGCTGCGGCCCTGA
- a CDS encoding threonine aldolase family protein, whose amino-acid sequence MTPEFQPLHDTAFRGFASDNYSGVHPEVLAAIAGANGGHQVAYGDDDYTGHLHEVFARHFGDPVEVFPVFNGTGANVTALQSMLPRWGAVIAASTAHINVDEGGAPERVGGIKLLTVPTDDGKLTPELVDREAWGWGDEHRAQPLVVSITQTTELGTAYSVDEIRALADHAHERGMRLHMDGARISNAAASLGLPLRAFTRDAGVDVLSFGGTKNGAMLGEAIVVLEPEASEGLKYLRKLNMQLSSKMRFVSAQLVALLDGDLYLRNASHANAMASRLRDALDAGIAAGELPGLSFTQATQSNGVFAALPGGVADRLRDRGFKFYDWDAARGEVRWMCSFDTTEHDIDAFVTGIREELARAHPSAE is encoded by the coding sequence GTGACCCCTGAGTTCCAGCCCCTGCACGACACCGCCTTCCGCGGCTTCGCCTCCGACAACTACTCCGGCGTGCACCCCGAGGTGCTCGCCGCGATCGCGGGCGCGAACGGTGGGCATCAGGTCGCCTACGGCGACGACGACTACACGGGTCACCTGCACGAGGTCTTCGCCCGTCACTTCGGCGACCCCGTCGAGGTGTTCCCGGTGTTCAACGGCACGGGCGCGAACGTGACCGCGCTGCAGTCGATGCTCCCGCGCTGGGGCGCGGTCATCGCGGCATCCACGGCCCACATCAACGTCGACGAGGGCGGGGCGCCCGAGCGCGTGGGCGGCATCAAGCTCCTGACCGTGCCGACGGATGACGGCAAGCTCACGCCCGAGCTCGTCGATCGCGAAGCGTGGGGCTGGGGCGACGAGCACCGGGCGCAGCCGCTGGTCGTGTCGATCACCCAGACGACCGAGCTCGGCACCGCCTACTCCGTCGACGAGATCCGCGCGCTCGCCGACCACGCCCACGAACGCGGCATGCGCCTGCACATGGACGGCGCCCGCATCAGCAACGCGGCGGCATCCCTCGGCCTGCCGCTGCGCGCGTTCACCCGCGACGCCGGGGTCGACGTGCTCAGCTTCGGCGGCACCAAGAACGGCGCGATGCTCGGCGAGGCGATCGTGGTGCTCGAGCCGGAGGCATCCGAGGGCCTGAAGTACCTGCGCAAGCTCAACATGCAGCTCTCGTCGAAGATGCGCTTCGTGTCGGCCCAGCTCGTCGCACTGCTCGACGGCGACCTGTACCTGCGCAACGCCTCGCACGCCAACGCCATGGCGTCGCGCCTGCGCGACGCGCTCGACGCGGGGATCGCCGCGGGCGAGCTGCCCGGCCTGTCGTTCACGCAGGCGACCCAGTCGAACGGGGTCTTCGCGGCACTGCCCGGCGGCGTCGCCGACCGGCTCCGCGACCGGGGCTTCAAGTTCTACGACTGGGATGCCGCGCGCGGCGAAGTGCGCTGGATGTGCTCGTTCGACACGACCGAGCACGACATCGACGCGTTCGTCACCGGCATCCGCGAGGAACTCGCGCGCGCACACCCCTCCGCCGAGTGA